The following proteins come from a genomic window of Malus domestica chromosome 02, GDT2T_hap1:
- the LOC103403135 gene encoding transcription factor HEC2: MDVDMLKSLSSSSAAGGDHHHHHMDMMTMMMQMQQQQHSPDHFCNDSYPNNNNPTFPEIDFNWVSNPNPNNLESISPLPMFHNPNPNAVPQQPTLLNPALPSSVSFMGNPVQEPVTPRLIKPSGISLTGLAVPSSTSPYEKRNSMAAMREMIFRIAAMQPIQIDPEAVKPPKRRNVKISKDPQSVAARHRRERISEKIRILQRLVPGGTKMDTASMLDEAIHYVKFLKKQVQTLERAGADRLDGVGFQGSGSQLGNVNYSSFRSQLVGSMQMLR; encoded by the coding sequence atggatgttgacatgctCAAATCATTATCATCGTCATCAGCAGCAGGAggtgatcatcatcatcatcacatgGACATGATGACAATGATGATGCAAATGCAACAACAGCAGCACTCTCCCGATCACTTCTGCAATGACTCTTACCCCAACAACAATAATCCCACATTTCCAGAGATAGATTTTAATTGGGTTTCAAATCCTAACCCCAATAATCTTGAATCCATTTCTCCACTACCAATGTTCcataacccaaatccaaatGCAGTTCCTCAACAACCCACATTGCTAAATCCTGCATTACCCTCCTCTGTTTCCTTCATGGGAAACCCCGTCCAAGAACCCGTAACCCCAAGACTAATTAAGCCTTCTGGTATTAGTCTTACAGGACTAGCAGTCCCATCCAGTACTTCTCCATACGAGAAGAGAAACTCTATGGCTGCAATGAGGGAGATGATATTCAGGATAGCAGCAATGCAGCCCATTCAGATAGACCCGGAGGCGGTGAAGCCGCCGAAGAGGAGGAACGTGAAGATTTCGAAAGACCCACAGAGCGTGGCGGCGAGGCACCGGAGGGAAAGGATAAGTGAGAAGATCAGAATCCTGCAAAGACTTGTTCCTGGTGGGACTAAAATGGACACTGCTTCTATGTTGGATGAGGCCATACATTATGtaaagtttttgaagaagcaaGTGCAGACTTTGGAGAGAGCTGGGGCTGATAGACTGGACGGCGTTGGATTCCAAGGGAGTGGCAGTCAGTTGGGTAATGTGAATTACTCTAGTTTTCGGAGTCAGTTGGTGGGTTCTATGCAGATGCTTAGATGA
- the LOC139191229 gene encoding uncharacterized protein, with translation MADLSIDAVAKHKVLSFMDGNAGYNQIKMAPEDIHKTAFRCPGHVGAYEYLVMPFGLKNAGATYQRAMNAIFHDLIGQSMEVYIDDIVVKSKTEEQYLEDLRQTLARMRIHKLKMNPKKCAFGVRAGNFLGFLVHQRGVEVDKNKSRAIMESPSPTNKVQLQRLLGKINFLRRFIANLAGKIQPLTPLLRLKDKEKFEWGPPHQQAFDSIKAYLTYPPVLVPPQRGKPLKLYISASEKSIGSLLAQNNEGGKEQAVYYLSRILTEVETSFQYVPQRAVKGQTIADFLTEHRESSSEVINIPGSLEVTSIWIPPRKDISGKEDWVQQEIRRVAGNTNNQAEYEALIIGLEILVDLGADEVEVFGGSELVINQLNEEFKCRHITMAGYYLAATQLLSFWDSEISVNHVPRGSNLAANEMAQLASGVPIQERKYGVDVEIQRRNLPSILERGFNLDIMVLEAEIEDWRSPIVHHLKDPSSPTSKKDKQQATKYVLWAKNLLRKTPDGLLLKCLGQEESMRVMAEVHEGVCGAH, from the exons atggccgatttatccatagatgcagtagcaaaacataaagtcctatcttttatggatgggaatGCCGGGTATAACCAGATAAAGATGGCTccagaagatatacataaaacagcttttagatgtcccggtcatgtgggggcatatgaatatctggtcatgccattcgggctcaaaAACGCTGGTGCAACTTACCAgagggcaatgaatgccatctttcatgatCTAATTGGCCAGAGCATGGAGGTATACATCGATGACATAGTGGTAAAGTCCAAGACAGAAGAACAGTATCTGGAAGATCTCAGACAGACATTAGCAAGGATGAGGatccacaaattgaagatgaatccaaagaagtgtgcgtttggagtaagagcaggcaacttcttgggattcctggtgcatcaaagaggtgtagaagtggataagaacaaatctcgggcaataatggagtcaCCTTCACCTACCAACAAGGTGCAACTCCAGAGGTTACTGGGCAAAATTAACTTTTTGAggagattcattgctaatttagcAGGCAAGATCCAGCCGCTGACTCCTTTACTAAGGTTGAAAGATAAAGAGAAATTTGAATGGGGACCACCGCACCAACAGGCCTTTGACAGCATTAAGGCCTATTTAACTTATCCACCAGTATTGgtgccacctcaaaggggaaaacccttGAAGCTGTATATCTCTGCCTCTGAAAAGTCAATCGGGAGCTTGctagcccaaaataatgaaggCGGAAAGGAGCAGGCAGTGTACTATCTCAGtagaattctgaccgaggtagaaacaag TTTTCAGTACGTACCCCAAAGGGCAGTCAAAGGCCAAACAATTGCCGACTTCCTGACCGAGCATCGAGAATCTTCAAGTGAGGTGATCAATATCCCTGGAAGCTTAGAAGTTACTAGCATTTGGATCCCGCCGAGAAAAGATATTTCGGGCAAAGAAGACTGGGTCCAGCAAGAGATAAGAAGAGTGGCTG GGAATACTAATAATCAGGCAGAGTATGAGGCCTTAATTATCGGTCTGGAAATCTTGGTGGATCTGGGGGCAGATGAGGTAGAGGTCTTTGGGGGTTCAGAGTTAGTAATAAACCAGTTAAATGAGGAGTTCAAATGCAGACATATTACCATGGCAGGATATTACTTGGCAGCCACGCAATTATTGAGTTTCTGGGATTCTGAGATCTCGGTCAATCATGTTCCCAGAGGATCCAACTTAGCGGCTAACGAGATGGCACAACTAGCCTCAGGAGTGCCAATACAGGAGAGGAAATATGGGGTAGATGTCGAGATCCAAAGAAGAAACCTTCCTTCCATCTTAGAAAGGGGATTCAATCTAGATATAATGGTATTGGAGGCCGAAATAGAAGATTGGAGGTCACCTATCGTTCATCATTTGAAAGATCCTTCTTCACCTACAAGCAAGAAGGATAAacagcaagcaaccaagtatgtctTGTGGGCGAAAAACTTGCTAAGAAAAACTCCAGATGGGTTACTATTGAAATGCTTGGGCCAAGAAGAGTCCATGAGggtaatggccgaagtacatgaaggagtatgtggagcacattag